The Acidobacteriota bacterium nucleotide sequence AGGCCGCGCGCGGCCTCCCCGACATGTTCGACAACGGACGGAGTCAATCGTGTGGAGCGGGAGGGCTTACAGCCCCTCCAGCTTTTTTTCCTGGGCCAGCCGCTTCAACATCTTCTTCCGGGCGGCAAGAGCCTTACGCTTGCGACGGGCGCTCGGTTTCTCGTAGTGCTGTCTCTTCTTCAGCTCGCTGAGAATTCCGGACTTCTCGCACTTGCGCTTGAAGCGGCGCAGAGCGTTCTCGAGCGTCTCGTCCTCGCGCACCTTGACCACAGGCATTCAACTTCCCCCCTTCCTATGCGAAGGTTGGCGCGACACCCGGAAGGTGCACGGACCGGGCGCGCACGTCGGCATCTGACTCTCTCGGGCACGACGGACGGAACCCCGACGGTCGAACGACGACAACGATTCGCCGCTCGCACGATCGCAGGGTGAGTGGACACGAAGGAGCGTCTGCCGGTGAGTGAGTCGCGGGAAGACTACGGGAGCCTTCGGGAAGAGTCAAGCGCGCCGCCGGCGCGGCCTCGAGGCCGGGCTCTTCGAATCGTCGTGGCCCGCGAGGATGAGGCTCGCCGCGTACCCCGCGCCGAATCCGTTGTCGATGTTGACCACCGTGAGCCCCGACGCGCACGCGTTGAGCATCGAGAGGAGCGCCGCGACGCCGCCGAACGCGGTCCCGTACCCGGTGCTGACGGGCACTCCGATGACGGGCGCCCGGACGAGTCCCGTCACGACACCCGGGAGCGCTCCCTCCATCCCGGCCACGACGACGATCACGCGGGCCTTCTGCAGCCTCCCCGACTCGGCGAGGAGCCGGTGGATTCCCGCGACGCCGACGTCGTAGATCCGCTCGGCGCGGTTCCCCATGATCTCCGCCGTCACGGCGGCCTCCTCGGCCACCGGAATGTCCGACGTTCCCGCCGCGACGACGACGAGACCCTCGCGCAGCGGCCGCCTTTCGGTCCCCGCGAGCGTGATGGCTCGTGCCTCTTCGTGGTACTCCGCGGCCGGGGCCACCTCGACGACCGCGAGGTAGAGGGAGGGGCGGGCTCGGGTGATGAGGAGCGGCGTCCTGTGCGGGGCGACCTTTTCGACGATGCCGACCACCTGCGCCTCGGACTTCCCCTCGGCCAGGATGACCTCCGGGAAGCCCTTCCGCAGCGCGCGGTGCGTGTCGTATCTGGCGAACCCCATGTCGATGAAGGGAAGCTCGCGCAGCGATTCGAGCGCCTCGGACGGGCGCACCTTCCCCCGGGCGACGTCCTGAAGAAGCTTCGAGAGATGGTTCTGGTCCACGGAGTCCTTTCCGGAGAGCGCGGAGTATAGCCTCCGTTGACTCTCCCAGAAAGCGGCGCCTATCATCGAGGCCACCGACCACACACTCGGATGCCACCGAATGAGATCCCGATCCCTCGAGCTGGCCCTCGGCATCACCGGCGCGAGCGGCACGCTGTGCGCGCGCCGCCTCCTCGCGGAGCTGGCCCTGCACCCCGACGTCGCGGCCCTTCACGTCGTCGCCTCGCGGGCGGCCCGAAGGGTCGCGCGCGTGGAGCTGGGCCTCGACTCCGAATCGCTCGAGGAGTTCCGCCGGGCGATCGCTCCACCCGCGGCCCGCACGATCCGATGGCTCGAGGAGGAGGATCTCGCGGCTCCCATCGCGAGCGGCTCGTACCCGTGCGCCGCGATGGCGATCGTCCCGTGCAGCACCGGCACGCTGGCCGCCATCGCCACCGGGAACAGCCGCAACCTGATCCACCGCGCCGCCGAAGTCATGCTCAAGGAGCGGCGGCCCCTCATCCTCGGCGTCCGCGAATCCCCCCTGAACCTCATCCATATCGAGAACATGCGGCAGGCCACCCTCGCGGGGGCCATCGTCACGCCGGTCACTCCGCTGTTCTACAACCGCCCCGTGGGGATCGACGAGATCGCGGAGCAATATGCCGCGCGCGTCATGGATCTCCTGAAGCTCCCCCACCGGATCGGGAAGCGCTGGAAGGCGGAAGTGGCCGCGCCGGAAACGGCTTGACGGGCGCCGCGCTGCGGCGGCTCGGGCTCTACGCCGAGCTCGTCGCGTTCCAGCACACGATCTTCGCCCTCCCCTTCGCGTTCATGGGGATGATCCTCGGCGCGCGCGGCTGGCCGGGCGGGAGGCCGCTCGCGCTCGTGACGCTTGCGATGGTGGGCGCCCGCACCGCCGCCATGTGCTTCAACCGGATCGCCGACGCCCGGTTCGATCGTCTCAACCCGCGGACCGCGGGGCGGCCGCTCCCGTCGGGTCGACTTTCGCGGGGGCGGGCTCTCGCGCTCCTGGGGGCCGCCATCGCGATCTTCGTCGGCGCGGCGGCTGGGCTGAACCGGCTCTGCCTTCTCCTGAGCCCCGTCGCGCTCGCCGTGATCCTCTCCTACTCGCTCACGAAGAGGTTTTCCGCGCTGTCCCACCTCCATCTCGGCGCGTCCCTCGGCATCGCCCCGATCGCGTCGTGGATCGCGGTCACCGGCCGCCCCGCCTGGACCCCGGTCATCCTCGGCCTGGCAGTGGCCGCGTGGACCGCGGGGTTCGACGTCATGTACGCCTGCCAGGACGTCGAGATCGACCGGCGCCTCGGTCTTCACTCGCTCCCGGCCCGGTTTGGAATCCCCGTCGCGCTTCGGATGTCGTCCGCCCTGCACCTCTTGATGGTCGCGCTTCTGGTGACGCTCGGCCTCTCGGCGACGCTCGGGTGGGTCTACTTCGCCGCGGTCATCCTGGTCGCGGGAATCCTGTACTACGAGCACCACATCATCCGCGCCGACGATCTCTCGAAGATCAACGTCGCCTTCTTCACGGCCAACGGTTGGACCTCGGTCGGACTTCTGACCGCCACAGTCGTTGAGCTCGCCGCCCGGTGAAGGCGGCATGGTTCAACGTGAGACCTTCAAGTTAGCTCCAACTCTGAGACATGGCTTCAAAGCAGCTGTATGGAGCCAATAATCAAAGGATGACTTACAAGGTCTCAAATTGAAGCCACGACGGGTCTCGACGGAACGCCCAACCGGCTCGCAACGAAGTGACCGCAAGGGAGTAAGCCCTGAACCTCCGGCGATGGCATCCGGAGTGCTTTGACGTGATGCATGCGATCGGAACTTCCTCCCTCCTTTCTCCATTCCTTGCTGGAGCTCTTCAGGCGGCTCTCGCGGGTGGCTTACTCCCGCTACTTCTGACCACCCCCTCAACCCCATTGCAGTAGACGGGATTTTCTGTATATCCGAAAATGCGACATAGCTTGCCATCGCACTCCTATTGCGTATATTCAGAGTCCTGTAGATACATAGATAAGAGGGCTCATCGGCCACATGTCCGCGCCTTCCGTGACCGCCGCGACCATCCTCATCGTCGACGATGAGGAGACGAACCTCTACGCACTCCGCCTGATCCTCGAGTCGAAAGGGTACCGGTGCCTGGAGGCTTCGAGCGGCGCCGAAGCGATCCAGATCGCGACGGCGGCGACTCCCGAGGTCGTGCTCCTCGACATCCACATGCCGGACATGGACGGCTACGCGGTCTGCCGCCGGCTGAAGGCGGATGCCCGGACCGAGAACATCCCCATCGTCTTTCTCACGGCCCGGTACCGCGACCACGACGAGATCGCGCGGGGCCTCGACGCGGGGGCGCACGATTACGTCACGAAGCCGTTCAGCGCTCCCGAGCTCCTCGCGCGCATCGGCGTGATGGTGCGAATCCAGCGCGCCGAGGCGGAGGCGCGCCGCGCCTCGCTCACCGACTCGCTGACCGGACTCTACAACCGGCGGTTCCTCCACCAGCGCCTCGAGGAGGAGATGGCCCGGTCACGCCGACACGCCTCCCCGCTCGCGTGCGTCATGATCGATCTCGATCACTTCAAGGCGATCAACGACAACCACGGGCACGCGACCGGAGACGCCGTTCTGCGCGACACGGCCACGATTCTGAGGCGCCACATCCGCAAGAGCGACATCGCGGTCCGGTACGGCGGCGAGGAGTTCATGATCGTCCTCTTCTCGAACAACCTCGACGGCGCCCGGCTCGTCGCGGAGCGGATTCGAGCCGACGTGGAAGCCCACGACTTCTCGCAGAACGCCACGCCGCTGCGCGTGACGATAAGCGTCGGGATCTCGACCTACCCCGACGAGACCATCGCCTCCGCCGACGAGCTGATGCGCCGCGCGGACACCGCGCTGTACCAGGCGAAGGAAGCCGGGCGCAACATGGTTTGCGTCGCCTGAACTCCGGCGGTCCGCGCCGGCACCTCGGTGACTGATGCCGCTTCGACTCAAGAGCCTCTCCACCGAGCTGACGGTGGTCTTCGCCAGCATCGCGGTCGCGCTGGTCGGCCTCGTCTCCTATTTCGCGTTCGACATGGTCAGCCGCGCCCAGGAGGAAACGGTCCAGAGGGATCTCCTCAACACCGTCGACCAGGCCGTCACGGCGATCGACGGGGAGCTGCAGGAGCGCGTGCGTGAAGTCGAGACGATCACGCTCTCGCCGGCCATTCGCGACGCCGCCATCTTCCTGAGCGAGGCGCACGCGACCATCCCCGTCAGGGAGCGGGTCGAGCCCGCCATGAGAAAGCGCTTCGCTGGCGCCACCTGTCTCGACGAGCGGCCCGAGATCGCCCAGCACCTGCGCTCGGTCGTATCGGCCCACACGTACATCTCCCAGTTCCTCCTCACCGACAGGTTCGGGCTCGCCATCGGCTGCACGTCGACGCAGGAGCAGCTCCTCCACTCGGGCCAGACGTGGTGGCAGGAGGCGATGCGCCGCGGGCGCTCGTTGGGCAATCTCGAGCGCGACCCGGCGACCGGTGGCTACGTGTACTCCGTGGCCCTGCCGATCCCCGACGGCACGCGCGAGCCCGCCGGGGTCCTCCGGGCCATCATCAATCTCCGCGGCGTCCAGGAATCGATGGGATCCGCGCGCATCGGCGACAAGGGTTTCCTGTTCGTGCTGTCGCGCGACGGCCGCGTGATCGCCCACCCGGACGCCGCCTACCTGTGGAAGAAGGTGGACGAGATCCCCGAGCTCGCGTACCTCCGCACCGTGGTCGCCGCGCCCGGGCCCCGCGGGATGCTGATGTACGAGCGCCGTCCCCGCGTCGCGGGCGATCCGTCGGGGGCGCCGCAGTCCCCGGTTCCGAACGGCGTGCGGCCCGCCTCGCTCGCCAGCGCGTCGGCGGACACATGGCTCCTCGGCTATTCGCGGATCTTCACCCCCGCGAGCCTCGGGCCGCTGGGCTGGACCGTCTTCGGCACGGTGTCGCGCCAGGAAGTCGTCTCGCCGATTCTCGCGATCCGGCGCCACGTCGTCGTGGTCGGCGGCGTCTTCATCCTGCTCGCCGTGCCGTTCGTATGGTTCGTCTCGCGCCGCCTCGCGCGACCGCTCAACGATCTGGCGTACCGGGCGAACCTCATCGCCGCCGGAGATCTCCGGGTCGGGCTCGCGGTCCCCTCCCGCAACGAGATCGGCCAGCTCGCGACCGCGCTGTCCAGCATGGTGGACTCTCTTCGCGAGTCGAACGACTCGTTGACCCGGACGAACCTGAACCTGGAGCGCCTCGTCGCGGACCGGACCCGCGAGGTCCAGGATCAGAACCGCAAGATCGAGGAGCAGAACAGGCAGGTGCTCGAGGCGTCGAGGCTCAAGAGCCAGTTCCTCGCGAACATGTCGCACGAGCTTCGGACCCCGCTCAACGCGGTTCTCGCGCTCTCGGAGATTCTCGGGCAGCGCATCAGCGGGGACCTGAACGACGAGCAGGTGAAGCAGGTCACGATCATCAACCGCTCGGGGCGGAACCTCCTCAAGCTCATCAACGACATCCTCGACCTCTCGAAGATCGAGGCCGGCCGGATGGAGATTCACCTGGGCGTCATGGACCTCAGGAACGCGATGACCGCGATCCGCGACACGATCGAGCCCCTCGCGAACGAGAAGGGCCTGGCGCTCGAGGTGATGGTCGACCCGATGCTGCCGCCGCTCGTCCGCTCCGACGACGCCAAGATCCGGCAGATCCTCGTCAACCTGCTCGGCAACGCCGTCAAGTTCACGGAGAAGGGGAAGGTCGGCGTCGCCCTCTCCCACCGCCGCCGGCACCTCCCCGGCGCCGACGAGATCTCCGCGCGCATCGATCCGCACGATCCTTTCTGGCTCGAGCTGAAGGTCACCGACACCGGCATCGGCATCCCTCCCGAGGCCCAGGAGAAGATCTTCGACGAGTTCCAGCAGGCGGACGGATCGACGACGCGCAAGTACGGCGGCAGCGGGCTCGGGCTCGCCATCTCGAAGAAGCTCGCCGAGCTCCTCGGCGGCGAGATCTCCGTCGAGAGCGCCGTCGGCCGGGGCTCGACCTTCCGCGTCCTCGTCCCCGCCGAAGGGGTGCGCGACCACGACGCGCCCGCCGAGGAGCACGAGTCCCTCCTGAACCTCGCCACGACGTACGTCCCCGCGATGCCGCCCGCCTCCTCGTCCGCCGATCCCGTGAACAGGCCGCGGCTCGCCGAGGGGAAGAAGCGGAAGTTCGTCTCGCCGTTCGTCGAGCACCCCGTGCCGATCTCGCCGCGATTCCTCGACATCTACGACGACACCGACAAGCTGCTCCCGCACATCCCGACGATTCTGGTCGTCGACGACGATCCGGAGTCGCTCTACGTGTACAGGCAGTTCCTCTCCCGTCACGGCTACCAGGTCATCTTCGCCATCAACGGCGAGCAGGTCATGGACAAGGCGCGCCAGTTCAGGCCCGTTGCAATCGTCCTCGACCTGATGCTCCCGCAGAAGAGCGGCTGGGAGGTGCTCGAGGAGCTGAAGATCACCGAAGACCTCAAGGACATCCCCGTCATCATCTCGAGCGTCCTCGACCACCGCGAGCGCGGCGTCTGCGCCGGCGCCTTCCGCTACCTCACCAAGCCGATGACCGAGAAGCAGTTCCTGGGCGTGCTCAAGGAGCTGGAGAAGATCCGCAAGAAGGACGTCCGCAAGGTGCTCGTCATCGACGACGATCCCGTCGAGCTCGGGATAGCGCGCACGCTCTTCGAGAAGGCCGGGCTCGACGTCATCACCATGGAGGATGGTCCGGCCGCCGTCGTCTGGGCCGCCGCCGAGCTCCCCGACATCATCGTCCTCGACCTCCTCATGCCCGGCGTCGATGGCTACGAGATCCTGTCGCGCCTGAAGTCCGATCCTCGAACGGCTCACATCCCGGTCATGGTCTACACGGCCATGGATCTCTCCGACGCGGATCGCGCCCGTCTCATCCCCGCCGCTCGGCGCATCTTCCCCAAGGTCCCGCTCCAGATCGAGGAGATGCTCGACGAGCTCCAGCGCGCGCTGCAGTCCGTCCCCGCGCGCGCCGATCTGCCGCTGCCGGCGGCCGTTTCGCCGGCGGTCATTTCCTCTCGGCCGTCTTCCTCCTCCCCGGAGTTCGTCGCGGCTCCCACTCGTGTCCGGGACGGGGTGGCGGGGTCGGCGCGGCGCGCTCGCATCCTTCTCGTGGAGGACGACGCGGCGAATCAGTACTCGATCGGGTTCATCCTCCGCGCGGAGGGGCACGAGGTCCTGGTGGCGGAGAACGGCAACGATGGCGTGATGCTGGCGGATCGCGAGCGCCCGGATCTGATCCTGATGGACATGATGATGCCGGTCATGAGCGGCTTCGATGCGACGCGTCTTCTGAAGCGCTCGGGTCACCTGAAGGACATTCCCGTCATCGCCCTGACCGCGGCCGCGATGGCCGGTGACCGCGAGCGCACTCTCGCCGCGGGATGCGATGACTACATCTCCAAGCCGGTGAACCGCGCCCAGCTCCTCGAGCGCGTGGTTCACTGGCTCGCCGTCCTCGCGGAACGGGAGACGGTGGGGGTGGGGCGATGAGGTCCTCCTACCATTACTCCCGCTCGGCCGTGGCCGGCGTCAACTTGAGACGCGAGGGGTGCGGATTCTCAGGAGTCGAGTGTCCTGAGTCTCAAGGTGAGACTCCCGGGCTCAGGGCAGGGTTCTGGCGCGGACCGTTCGTCTCGATAAGTCGACTGGCTACAGGTAGTTACAAGATTGATCGCCAGAGCGTCGTCCATGGCAAGGTCGTTGCTTTATTCGGGACCGAATTCGAAGTTGCGCCTGTCGGCGCAACGCGGAGGAGGTCATCCGATGAAGGTATCGTTCACGAAGGCGGCCGCCATCACCGCCACCGCACTCGCGCTGTCGATGGCATCGATGTCCGGCGCGCAGGCGGGGCTGGGGATTGGGTCCCGGCGGTCGGACTCGCAGATCCAGGGGCTTGGGATTGGATCGTCTCCGGTCAAACTCTCGGGACTTGGGATCGGCTCGACGCCGATTTCACTTCACGGGCTGGGAATCGGTTCGGTCCGGTTGGCTGGTCTCGGCATTGGCTCTCATTCGCTCCAATCGAGTGCGACCAGCCAGAACCCGATCGCCGAGCAGTTCCTCCTGCTGCTGGATTGGCTTCGGCGCGGTTCGGCTCAAGCACACTAAAGCTCCCCGCTTCCCGTATTCCAGCGCTCAACCCTGAGGCTTCACCGAAATGCTAGACCTCGGTGAGCCTCAGGAGTATGTCCTGCAGGAGCTCCTGGGTGAGGGCCGATCGTGTTCAGTCTACAAGGCTCTCGATCCGTCGACTAGGAAGTCCGTCGCTCTCAAGTTCGTAAAGCCTGCCCTCAGGGGATCCGGCGCCGAGACCGCACTTCAAGCCGAGTTTCTCCTCCTTTCAAGACTCAGCCACCCAAACCTCCTGAGAACCTTTGGGTTACGACACGACCCCAATGCCGGCCCAGTCCTTGTGCTCGAATTCTTTCCCGGATCTGACATCCGCGCGGTTCGAGCTCGGGTCACGCCTGATCACGCTCGGTCGTTGCTCGTACAGCTTTGTCGGGCCTTGGGGTTCCTGCACGCGCGCGGCCTAGTTCACGGCGATCTGAAACCAGAAAACATTCTCATCCAGTTACCGACTTCCGACCAAGTCGAGTCGGACGGCACCGTCACGGAGCCAGCTCTCCGTCTCATCGACCTCGGATTCGCTACGACCGTTGCCCAGAACACCGCCCTGCCTCGGCGAGGAACCTTGCCATACGCCGCTCCAGAGATACTCGCCGGACTTCCAGCCGACCAACGGGTAGATCTCTTCGCTCTTGGCCACATCATCGCGGACTTCTTTCCCGCCCTCTCCAGCAACGCCGTCGCGCCCCTGTCGCTACCAACCAGATCCACCGATCCGCTCGATCATCTACCACCACACCTCGCCCATCTTGTCCGTGAGTTGACGGACCCGGACCCGAGAAACCGGCCTACGACCGTTGCTGATGTCATCGATGCCCTCCGCGAAGGTGCCGTCGCCGAAATCCCATACGACACTCCAAGTGGCATTCGGTCCACGTTTGATTCCTCCGAACTACCAGGACGCGGCAAGCAACTCGCCCGATTGCTCGACTCCTCGCTTCGACTGAAAAACACCAGCGTACTTGACGACTGGAAACCCTCAGTGTTCCTCATTCAGGGTGAAGCGGGCAGCGGTAAGTCTCGATTGATGGACGCTCTGCAAGCCCATCTGACAACAGTCGACATTCCTCTTGTCCGAATCTCATGCACTGACAGCGTGGCGATTCCGTTTCAACCCTTCCAGGTACTTCTCGACAGATTGACGGCGGACTCGAGATGCGATCCGTCCCACGCGCCGCTGCCGATCGCCATGGGTGCACTTGACGACTACACGAACTCACCTCCATGGGCCCGAGACTTGCTCTTACGTCGACTCGACTCCGTTGCGGAATCTATCGCACGACAGGCGTCCGCTCGCTCCATGGTGCTGGTCCTAGAGGATGTGCATGCGGCAACCGAGGACTCTCTCGCCCTCTTTCAAAGGCTATTGCCGCGGGCCCTGACCAGCCCGTTCGTCCTGATTGCTACGGCTCGGACCGGGCCGCCGTTCGATGATTGGATCGTCGACGCTCGAACGACCTATGCCGGTTCACCAAGACTTCTGCACATGACTGTAGATCCATTGACTACAGACGAGACAAGAGACTTCTTGGAGCGTTCCCTCGGTCCGTGCAGAGAATTGAGCAAGCTTGCCGATACCCTCAGCGCCATTACGAAAGGCAATCCACGTTTCCTCATGGAAACCCTGGCTCAACTCAGCGACAACGGCGTCGTCAGTGGTGGCCCTTTTCGGTGGCGCGTGCGTCACGACACGCTCCACGAACACTTGAGGCATTCGTCCCTTCGATCTCTCGTATCAACTCGCCTCGAGTCCGTCCCGGCTTCGGACACCCCAGTGTTGGACTGGCTCAGCATCCTAGGTGAGCCGGCAACAATTTCACTAATCCACCAAGCGTCTGGCCTTCCGCTCCTTGAGCTTCGGAGATCATTACAAGACTTGGTGGCGGTTGGCGTCCTTCGGTGCGATTCGTCTGAGCTGGAATCGCGCTTCTCGTTCTCTCATGATGTCTATCGAGATGCAGTCTACGGTCGACTGTCCGCGGACAGGAAGGCCTCGCTTCACCGAAGTATTGGTGTGGCACTCGAACGTCTGTGGGGTGAACCGAACGACGCTCGTTGTCTCCCGATTGCGTTTCATTTCGTTCGAGGTCATTGCTCGAGCAAGGGTCCGAAGTACGCGCTGGCCGCAGCAACGTGGGCCCATAGACAGGGAGCCGCCCATCAAGCAATTTCATCCTACCTCGACGTTCTGAACCTGATTCCCGATGAAGAAACCGATCGACGTTGCCACATTCTTGAACGGACGGCCGTCCTCTTGAGGCAGATCGGCGACCTCCGAAGGGCGGAGTCCTGCTACCTAGAGATCCTTCTCTGCAGTCGGCGAACACAAGACTCCGACAGAGAGGCGCTTGCTCTAGCTCACTTGGGTCGGCTCGGCGCAGACCGCGGAAACCTGCGGTCGGCCGAGGCATACGCCCTCAAGGCTCTCAGAGTCCAGGAAGCCAACCCCGCACCGCGGGCTGCCGCCGAGGCCTACCTCGTACTCGGTACGGCTGCCCACAAGTCCGGGGATTTTTCTGGTTCGCTTGGGCACGCCTCGCGCGCTGGTGAACTTGCGAGGGTGTCCGGAGACAAACTTGTCACTGGCTTGGCACTCAATCTAGCCGGTCTGGCTCGCATGGGACTCAGAAGGTATGCCGACGCATTTGAGGACTTTCGGTCGTGGTTCAAGATTGCCGAAGAGGTAGGCGATATTGTGCTGCGGACGGTCGCGCAGAACAACATTGGCTGGGTCTTGCTTGAGCGAGGAGATTTGGATGCAGCTGAGCGGGAGTTCGAAGCTTGTCTAAGGGCGACTGACGCTGGCGATCTTGAATGTTGCGGAGCTACGGCGGCGATCAACGCCGGGGAAACCGCTCGACTTAGGGGGGCGTTCTCGCTCAGCCGGAGACGGTTTAGTGACGCGCTTCATCGTTCGCGAAAGACTGACCTAAACGAAGTCACGCTCTATCTCATCTACAGCATCGCGCTCTTGGACTTGGAGGAGGGGTTTTTCGGGGAATCGGTCGCACAACTTGGGCGCGTACTCGAATCTGCGCGAAGCGCCGGGATGAAAAGCTTCGAAGCGCTCGCGTTGAATGGACTGGGAGAGTGCAGTCTACAGTGCGGCAGGGCTTCGGAGGCCTTGGAGTACTTCAAGGTCGCGATGGAGATCGCATCCGCTCTCGGAGACACCGTCGTGGCAGCCGCTTCTCGGTGTGGCTGGGCCGATGCTTTGAGTCTCGACGCAGCAGACACGTTGCCAGCCGAAATGACAGACAACACAGGTGGAGCCAGTGGCCTGACTGCTTGGCGGTCTGCTCTTCAGTCACGAGCTGCATCGGCTGGTTGGGAGCCTCAGGCCGGTCTCCTCATTGATCAAGCCGCGAGCCTCGCCGAGGTCGCTCAGGCCCGGACATGCATGGTACGTTCGGGAATTAGTAAGGCTTGGCTTGCGCTTGTCAGCGGCAACACGGACCGGAGTCTTGCCACAGCGAAGCACATCATCGAGTTGTGTGACCAGTGTGGTCTTCGCCCGGATAGGGCTGAAGCTTTTCTGATTACTGGAATTGCGCTAAGCCTCGAGGGTCGATACTCCGAAGCGCGCGCGGCTCTTGAAGCGTGCCGGGATTCGGCGGATGAAATTGGTCTTGCGACACTTCGGGCGCGGTCTCGGGCAGTGCTTGCTGATGTGGCCTCCATTCTCGGGAAAGAGGACTTCGGACACGAGTGTCTGTTGGAATCGGCAGCGATCATCAAGGCGACTGCCAAGTCCCTCCCCGATCTCTTGGATCGGCAGCGCTTCTTGGCCGTTTCATGGCGACGGAGAGTGCTTGAGTGCGTTGGCTCGATCACGCTCGGATCCAGTGAGTTGGGAGAGACGGTACCGAACTCGATGGATGTCGGGGATGCCAGTTCAAGTGATCGTAGGACGAAGTTGGATCTGTTGCCGGAAGTCGAATTGAATCGACGCGTGACCAGCGAAGTACTTTCGGACAGCAACCAATCCAAGGATTTTCAGATCGCGTGCGAGCGTCCAAGCACATCCGGCATCGTCATGGATCTGACGAGCCCTACCAAACTCGCAACGTCTCTCGATCCCCCCGACCTCCGCACCACCATCACTCATCTTCTCGAGGAATCACTCCGGGCCATCGCGTGCGATCGGGGGATGGTTTTCCTGATCGCCCCCGACGGCTCGACGGAGATCGTCGTCGCGCGCGGGCTCGAGAACGAGTCGATTCAGGATGCGCGGTCCTACTGCCGCACGGTCATCGACCGGGCGGCGCAGGGAGAGGAGATTCTCGTCGTCGACACGGCGCGCGACGAACGATACCGCGACCGGCACAGCGTCAGCCTGTTTCAGATCGTCTCCATCGTCTGCGTCCCG carries:
- a CDS encoding sigma 54-interacting transcriptional regulator gives rise to the protein MLDLGEPQEYVLQELLGEGRSCSVYKALDPSTRKSVALKFVKPALRGSGAETALQAEFLLLSRLSHPNLLRTFGLRHDPNAGPVLVLEFFPGSDIRAVRARVTPDHARSLLVQLCRALGFLHARGLVHGDLKPENILIQLPTSDQVESDGTVTEPALRLIDLGFATTVAQNTALPRRGTLPYAAPEILAGLPADQRVDLFALGHIIADFFPALSSNAVAPLSLPTRSTDPLDHLPPHLAHLVRELTDPDPRNRPTTVADVIDALREGAVAEIPYDTPSGIRSTFDSSELPGRGKQLARLLDSSLRLKNTSVLDDWKPSVFLIQGEAGSGKSRLMDALQAHLTTVDIPLVRISCTDSVAIPFQPFQVLLDRLTADSRCDPSHAPLPIAMGALDDYTNSPPWARDLLLRRLDSVAESIARQASARSMVLVLEDVHAATEDSLALFQRLLPRALTSPFVLIATARTGPPFDDWIVDARTTYAGSPRLLHMTVDPLTTDETRDFLERSLGPCRELSKLADTLSAITKGNPRFLMETLAQLSDNGVVSGGPFRWRVRHDTLHEHLRHSSLRSLVSTRLESVPASDTPVLDWLSILGEPATISLIHQASGLPLLELRRSLQDLVAVGVLRCDSSELESRFSFSHDVYRDAVYGRLSADRKASLHRSIGVALERLWGEPNDARCLPIAFHFVRGHCSSKGPKYALAAATWAHRQGAAHQAISSYLDVLNLIPDEETDRRCHILERTAVLLRQIGDLRRAESCYLEILLCSRRTQDSDREALALAHLGRLGADRGNLRSAEAYALKALRVQEANPAPRAAAEAYLVLGTAAHKSGDFSGSLGHASRAGELARVSGDKLVTGLALNLAGLARMGLRRYADAFEDFRSWFKIAEEVGDIVLRTVAQNNIGWVLLERGDLDAAEREFEACLRATDAGDLECCGATAAINAGETARLRGAFSLSRRRFSDALHRSRKTDLNEVTLYLIYSIALLDLEEGFFGESVAQLGRVLESARSAGMKSFEALALNGLGECSLQCGRASEALEYFKVAMEIASALGDTVVAAASRCGWADALSLDAADTLPAEMTDNTGGASGLTAWRSALQSRAASAGWEPQAGLLIDQAASLAEVAQARTCMVRSGISKAWLALVSGNTDRSLATAKHIIELCDQCGLRPDRAEAFLITGIALSLEGRYSEARAALEACRDSADEIGLATLRARSRAVLADVASILGKEDFGHECLLESAAIIKATAKSLPDLLDRQRFLAVSWRRRVLECVGSITLGSSELGETVPNSMDVGDASSSDRRTKLDLLPEVELNRRVTSEVLSDSNQSKDFQIACERPSTSGIVMDLTSPTKLATSLDPPDLRTTITHLLEESLRAIACDRGMVFLIAPDGSTEIVVARGLENESIQDARSYCRTVIDRAAQGEEILVVDTARDERYRDRHSVSLFQIVSIVCVPLKFGHKVTGALYLDSRAGGRLLREEDLRAARAMAARMTGSIRVAWDRDRQREEALLRQKQLCQIYRLDAILGDSAVMKKTYRVLEAVIASDCNVLVTGESGTGKELAARAIHFSGRRKMAPFVTVDCGALPDTLVESELFGYRKGAFTGAEEDKRGLFEEADGGTLFLDEITNTTTLFQSKLLRVLQTGELRRIGDTTPRKVDVRIVAATNTDLERAVQESKFREDLFYRLNVVTVKMPPLRERAGDAAALAEQFARAFCEKEKIAYRGIGESALRRIREHAWPGNVRELKNAVESALVLSRDGAVRREFLPESLRGGSYEEIRDLLSDPGPGSAGEPAPEAGSGKGWLTEDELRKVSQLEERARIVDALARAAGDKSLAASILGCSRMTLYRRMQKLGIDYRAGRD